AtgaaatttacttttttaattttataataagaaaaatttttttgtttattatgaagtataaacttttaggaaattaaaatcattaaataaaattttttattttatattaattagaaaaaaaagattacataagtaaaattaattatattttgtaccAATCAAATAACATTATTGTTTTCCATGACAATTTTGACATTACCTTTTATCactaaagaaatattatttatcagAACATCCCATTAcatagttattttattattccaACAGATATTTAGTATATCGTAATTgcaagaaataaaaaaaaatcaactaCCGTCAACTAAttatttgacaaaaaaaatatggcAACTCCGGATCCCCCGGTGTTGCAACCCAAAAATTTTGCCAGTCCACATCTGAAAGAAGTGCCTGGCTTAGTAAATAATACAGGCtcaacaataaaatatgataaaatcttttaatatttcaataacAGTTGGGTTAGTAAATACTTTTGAAAGTAtgattatcaaataattttgactcaactattaaaacaaagtttaatttttttattactatttatatatataattatatagtttttactgttataataaaattaaagtaaataatctatataaatattttgatattttcaaaaaaaaatctttttttaaaaaattgatataatattataagcAACAGTTATCTATATTTCATTTCTTTtgattatctttttaatattttttgaaaagaatcatctataatatattattttttttatcaataattaattttcaaagaaaacaacatttttccatatttgtatatttattaatacatttatctttagtatatttttttaaatgctaAGTTATAGTAACTTGGAAAAACGTTCATCTACTAAACTTTAGTACTTCCTCAAATTATTAtgaatttgaatataaatttatcaatatttgattaataataaaaataattttatttccattattttattaatgttttttaatattgatagaggatataaattattttttatattattaataatatggATAATTTATGATCTCAAAACTAGTCTTCAACAATTTAAACATTCATGTTCAATGACTTCTATGTGGAGATATCCACAGCTTTATGTAaggaaatttaataaattaataattttttttagtctttatatgaaaataaagatttaagatataatttttatttatatggtGAAggtcaatatttttatgagtTATCACAAAGTCAAAATTTCAATGGTATTCCTATTATTTTTGTTCCAGGAAATGCTGCTGATGCCGCAATGGTTAGAAGTATTGGAtcaattttacaaaataaaacaGAACGCCTTCAATCACCCTTTcgatttaatgttttttccGCTCATTTTAATGAAGAATTTAGTATATTTGAtacaacaattttaaaacGTCAAGCaaaatttcttataaatagtattattgaattagaaaaattatataaaaataaacgaaataaaaaatatgttttattgGGACATTCAATGGGTggtattgtaataaaaatggcATTGAAAAATTCAGAATGGTTAAGAAAAAATACAGCATTTATTTTAGTTATGGGTACAATGTTAAAAGATCATccaattaaaattactaatGATTTNCTACTCCATTAGCATTCAACTCAGTTAGATTAactatctttttattaatgtaatCAACTGAATAGAGGTATCCAAAACTGAATCTATTGATTGAGCAATTTGGTCTGACCACCGTCTCATTTGATGCGTAGAGAATATACTCCAATGgaaatttaaagttttctTGTGGTGGTGCGAAATAGAAGATCTTCGTTATCTTGTGGTCGTCTTCAGTCGATGGGcaattataagaaaattttaaaagctCATATCCATTTAATGAGAATTTTCCCTTGGTAGTCTCGTTAGAGTTTGGTACTTCCTTAGCTCCATCCTTTGTGAATATAACTTTggttattaaaatttcttcgtttttataaaaatcttttaaatttggTTGATTTTGTAAAAGAAGTTGAATTTCAAGAGACGTTTCCAAATAGTCGAATTTAATGACATCAATGTCTATACCGTTGAGCGATTTTTGGGTAGAATTGTAACCTTGTACTATTATTTCTGGTATGTCATTGACAGCTCTAAAGATCATGCAAGGCTCTGCAATCTCCTTTTTATAAGTATCTTTAGGTATTGTAAACAAATAGTAGAGTTTGTTCACATGTGGCAACTCGTCCGACGTCTTCAACGCTCCATTAACTAATATGagtttaaataatttgcCTTCCTTGTCtcttgtaaattttaaaatttttttttgatcatTTCCACATTTATTGGTAATTGGAAGTTGTTTTGATATATGAACTTTTTTTGCTGCCATATAAGGATTTGGTGCAAGCTGCCAATTGAAATTGAACTTCCATCTTAATTTCTGAAGCGTTCCGTTACTGTGCGTATTTGTAATAGTTCCACAATCAATTAAATGAGGTTGAGACAAGCTATATACCTGAAGTATCCAAGAAAATGTACtgttttcattataaaatattgatgGAAGTCTAGCTATATTCGAGTTTACAGCAAATGCATCTTCTTGATGTCCATGTTTGTAGTCAAAACCCGGAagtttcaataaaattacatcCGATGACGAGTTTGACTTGATGGCGACTGGAAATGTTGTTTGATTGATTTCCTTAGGAACCGAAGGAAAGAAGGTTCCATAAGTACTTCCTTCACATTGTGTGAAGGTTATAAGAAGTAGCAGCCAGAGAGTTTTGAATTGGTTAAAAACCAGAAACATAGTAAATtgttttatgttaaaaaacacgaagatttaataacttttcgaatgataaaaaattgaatattttcctctatttattcaaaatttttaacaaaattaacattttctttaaataatattcatattttatcaaattatagGTAAAAAAAACGTTCTAATGTAAATGACCCTCTTTAAAGttaattgatattaatatGTTATTATAGCTAAAGGATGTACTTTGTACTAACATAGAAATTTAGATAAattcaaaaagaaatataatttgaaaTAGTATGATTATGATTgaatatatctatttttctATGACTTCAATTGATCAACTAAATGCTatgttttaaatgtttaattaatgaatgctttttagtaaaattaaaatagaaattcattaaattttataacgtTCTAGAaacttataattataaaaaaattttaaatatcatttttattcaaaaaaatatacaataattgaataaatatgataacaattaattatgtaaattttatattaaatgtttttgaaACCAATTTTTTGTGAACattatacaatttaaaaatattatgatgtttatttgataatgaaaaaatttacgAAAGATTGAAACTGTTTTTTgaattaactaaaaattaactattcaaaaaatttttttttcaataaaaccACGTATCAAATTTTGCTCAAcataaatgtatttatttaacaGTTTTATATACTCTCcgtttaattaattaaacatgttttttttatagtagtATAAtgtgataaatttattggcTTAATTTTAGAACCACTGAtgtattagaaattttttttttaaatatttgaatattatacatatgtataattttttttataattacaatgttgattaaataaaactttttatactaaaaaaacaaataaataaagaaaaataagtaattaaaatattttttaaataaaaataaaaaataagaactttttttgaaatttgaatatgccaCTAGTCATTCGATAA
This Strongyloides ratti genome assembly S_ratti_ED321, chromosome : 2 DNA region includes the following protein-coding sequences:
- a CDS encoding GPI inositol-deacylase, yielding MATPDPPVLQPKNFASPHLKEVPGLSLYENKDLRYNFYLYGEGQYFYELSQSQNFNGIPIIFVPGNAADAAMVRSIGSILQNKTERLQSPFRFNVFSAHFNEEFSIFDTTILKRQAKFLINSIIELEKLYKNKRNKKYVLLGHSMGGIVIKMALKNSEWLRKNTAFILVMGTMLKDHPIKITNDXLLH